GCATACTCTAATATAATATTAATTGATATTATATATGTAGATAAATTTGTAACTAAATAAGAAATTTGTTAAAAATTAGAAAAAAATAGACAGATAAATAGAATTAAAAAATTCAAAAAATAGAATAAAAAATTAGGATAAAAAATAAAAAAAGAATTAAGAATAAAAATTATTCTAAATTGCCATCAATGACACCAAGTTTCTCTTGGTCTTCATCATAAGAGGAACCTATCATTTCACCAGTTGCATTATCGAATTGACGGAATCCTCCATCTTTGTAAGTGACTTCACGATACCATCCATCACCGGCTTGATAATTGAATTTCACTACTTCACTTACAATGTCACTTCCCCCATCTGAAGTGGATCCATCAGATGAAGTGACTTTATCCACTTTATCAGCTACCTTATGAAAAGTTCCAGAGTTACCTCCATCAGCAACATCTGCAATTTTGTCCATAAAAGTGAATGCAAAAGCACCACCTACAATAAGTATTGCTGCAACAACACCTAATATCAATACAGATCTTTTCACATTATCACCTCTTTAATCTTTCATTTATTTTATTTAGTATGCTTATTAAAATACTTTTCTATTTTAAAAAAATTAAAATACTCCTTTAGAAAGGATAAAAATAGAAAAAGAGGAATATTAAAAAAGATAAAATAGAAAAATTATATGAAAATAAATTTTTTTAAAGATAATGAAAAGATAATAAATTATTTTAAAAATAAAAAATTTAAAAAAAGAATATCTAATAAAAATATTATAAAAACTAGTAAAAAGACTAAACGGATTTATTTATCTCATCTAAATCTTTTAAAAGCTCAATCAAATGTTCTTTTTTAATATGATTCATTAAAATGACTCTGATGGCTTTAGGATAGGAAGAACAGGATATTTTCCAATTTCTCTCTTCAAGCAATTGAGCCAATTCAAAAGTTTCCAAATAAGGATGGTTGAAGGCAACAATATTCAATTTAGGCTCAACAACCAATTCATAACCTAATTCCTTAAGATTCTCTGCCAAAAAGTGAGTCTTTTCCAGTGCCTCTATGGCATTGTTTGCATAGCCTTCCTTTCCCAAATAGCTCATCACAGCATATGTTGCCGCTGCAGAAGCTCCTAAACGGGTACCTACAATGGTAGACTGATTTTTGATGGTCAGATAAGGAGAATCGACAGACATTGCATCCAAATAGGATTGGTCTCTAAATAGGATTCCTCCTGAAGGAATTGGTGAAAGCCCCATCTTATGAGGGTCTACGGTGATTGATCTGACCCCTTCAAGTGAAAAGTCAAAGTTTGGCAAGTCATATCCCCTTTCCTTTAGGAATGGAATTGAAAAACCGCCGAATGCTGCATCAACATGCAAGTGGACATCATTTTGGGTAGCTATTTTGGATAAATCCTCAATAGGGTCAATCATGCCCAATTCGGTAGTCCCTGCAATGCCAACAATGGCTACCGTATTTTCATTGATATTTTCTTCCACACATTTTGGATTAATGCGGTAATCTTCATCCAAGTCTACACGAATCAATTCCAAATCAAGCATATCTGCCGCTTTTTTAAAGGAAAAGTGAGCGGATTTAGGAACTATGAATTCTCCCTTTTTGATTCCCTTATTATCTCTTGCAAGATTCCTTGCAGCCCTGATTGCCATGATATTGGCTTCAGTACCGCCAGTTACCATATGGCCTACAGGATTCTCAATGGATAGGAAGGAACCGATCATATTCAATACCTTATCTTCCAATAGTTTGGTTCCCTTGAAAAGGCCGGGATCTCCCAAATTGGAATCAATGAATTTGAAAAAGGCTTCCTTTGCAATAGGATGGGCTTCAGTGCACATGGACCCTAAGATTCTGCCTTCAGAATAATGACAGTCCATTGCTTGATATTCATCCAATTGATTAAAGATTTCATCGTGAGATATTGGTTTTTCGTTCATAAAAATTACCTTTAGTGAAAAATAAAAATTATTATTTTTTTAATACTATCAAAATCCTAACTTAAATAGTTTATGTAAAAAGAATGAGAAAAGTTAAAAAATTAAAATAATATTAAAAAAATAATAAGATATTTGAAAATAAAAAAAATAAAGATTTAAAAGATTGACTTTTAAATCAGAAATCTGGAATTATAATTGTTTTCTTGCTGCATCAAGCATGATTTTCTTTTCAGCTCTTGCAACAGTCTTTCTAACTTCCTCTACTGCATCAGTATTGGAAGATACACTGGTAATTCCAAATTTAACAAGTTTTTCTACAATATGAGGTACACTACCTGCTTGACCGCAGATACTGCAGGTTACACCGGCTGCTGCACAATGCTTAATGGTTCTTTCAATCAATGCCATTACTGCAGGGTGTTCTTCGCGATAGTGTTTTGCAACATATTCATTGTTTCTGTCCACTGCAAGTGTGTATTGAGTCAAGTCGTTGGTACCGAGACTTACGAAGTCAATACCTTCTGCAATGTATTCATCAATAAGAATAGCTGCTGCAGGAATCTCAACCATCATACCAAATTCAACATCAACTTGAGGTTCCAAACCTACTTCTCTGCAGATCTCTTTTGCTCTTCTAAGTTCGGATGGATGTTGTGACAATGGAATCATGATTCCAATATTTGTGTAACCTTTATCGTGAAGCTTTTTGATTGCCTTGAATTCCGCTTTTAGGATTTCAGGTTCATCCAATTCTCTTCTGATACCTCTCCAACCTAACATTGGGTTGTGTTCCCTAGGTTCATCTTCCCCACCGTCAAGGGTGATGAACTCATCTGTAGGAGCATCAAGGGTTCTGTACCATACAGGTTTTGGATAGAATTCATCAGCCACTTTCAAGACAC
The sequence above is drawn from the Methanobrevibacter sp. genome and encodes:
- a CDS encoding flagellar protein, FliL, producing the protein MKRSVLILGVVAAILIVGGAFAFTFMDKIADVADGGNSGTFHKVADKVDKVTSSDGSTSDGGSDIVSEVVKFNYQAGDGWYREVTYKDGGFRQFDNATGEMIGSSYDEDQEKLGVIDGNLE
- the mfnA gene encoding tyrosine decarboxylase MfnA, which encodes MNEKPISHDEIFNQLDEYQAMDCHYSEGRILGSMCTEAHPIAKEAFFKFIDSNLGDPGLFKGTKLLEDKVLNMIGSFLSIENPVGHMVTGGTEANIMAIRAARNLARDNKGIKKGEFIVPKSAHFSFKKAADMLDLELIRVDLDEDYRINPKCVEENINENTVAIVGIAGTTELGMIDPIEDLSKIATQNDVHLHVDAAFGGFSIPFLKERGYDLPNFDFSLEGVRSITVDPHKMGLSPIPSGGILFRDQSYLDAMSVDSPYLTIKNQSTIVGTRLGASAAATYAVMSYLGKEGYANNAIEALEKTHFLAENLKELGYELVVEPKLNIVAFNHPYLETFELAQLLEERNWKISCSSYPKAIRVILMNHIKKEHLIELLKDLDEINKSV